DNA from Variovorax sp. PBL-H6:
TTGCCATGAATGACGATCACCGGCGGATTCATGCCCCCCTGGTGGGCATAGCGCAGCTTGGGCCGGAACATGCCGGCCTTCTTCGGTGTCTGGAACTGCACGGCCTCGAGCAGCAACCGCGTGAGCACCGGCGTCGACATCTTGCGAGTGGCCGACTTGTGCGCCTGTGCGATGGCCTGCCACAGCGGGCCCAGCCCCTGGCGCCGGGTGGCCGAGATGAAGTGCAGGGAGGCGAACTTCAGGAAGGCCAGCCGGGTTTCGATCTGGCGCTGGATCTGCTCGCGCTGGTAGCTGTCGACCGCATCCCACTTGTTGATCGCGATCACCACCGCGCGGCCGCTCTCCAGGATATAGCCGGCGATGTGGGCGTCCTGGTCGGTAACGCCCTCGGTGGCGTCGATCAGGAGCAGCACGACATTGGCGGACTCGATGGCCTGCAGGGTCTTGACCACCGAGAACTTCTCGATCGCCTCGAACACTCTGCCCTTTCGCCTGAGGCCTGCGGTGTCGATGAGTTCGAAGCGCTGTCCGTTGCGCTCGAACGGCACGGAGATCGCGTCGCGCGTGGTGCCGGGCAGATCGAAGGCGACCAGCCGCTCCTCGCCGAGCCAGGTGTTGATCAGGGTGGACTTGCCAGCGTTGGGCCGGCCCGCGACGGCCAGCTTGATCGGCTTGTTGACGTCTTCTTCCTCGTCCTCGTCGTCCGCCTCGGGCAGCGCCAACGGGTCGAGCGCGAGCTCGACCAGCCCGCGGATGCCCTGACCATGCGCGGCCGAGACGCCATGCACCTCGCCGAAGCCCAGTTCGTAGAACTCGGCGAGGCGCGCATTGTCCTTCATGCCTTCGGCCTTGTTGGCCGCCAGCACGCAAGGCTTGCCGAGGCGGCGCAGCTCGTTGGCGATGTCGTGGTCCTGCGCCGACACCCCCTCGCGCGCATCGACCACGAAAATCACCACGTCGGCCTCGGCCACCGCCTGTCGCGTCTGCTTGGCCATTTCCTTGTAGATGCCGCTGCCCGCGTCGGGCTCGAAGCCGCCCGTGTCGATGACGATGAACTCGTACCTGCCCTGGCGGCCGTTGCCGTAGTGGCGGTCTCGCGTGAGGCCGGCAAAGTCGGCAACGATGGCGTCGCGCGTCTGGGTCAGGCGATTGAACAGCGTCGATTTGCCGACGTTGGGGCGCCCGACCAATGCAATGACGGGTTTCATGGTCGAGCGCCTGCCGTTCTACGTTCTACTCAGGCCGGTAGCCGAAGACGCCGCCGTTGCGGGTCACGACCACGACCGTATTGCCCGAGAGCACAGGTGCCGCTGCGATCGGGGAGCCGTCGGGCGTGAGCCGATTGAGCAGCGCGCCGTCCTCTCGCGAGACCACATGCACGAGGCCTGCGGCGTCGCCGATGATCAGCGAGCGCCCCACCGCGAGCGGCGCGGTCAGCGTGCGGTACTTGAAACGCTCGATCTGCCAGGCGCGCTCGCCGTTATCACGGCGCCAGGCCACCACGTTGCCGTTGTCTTCGGTGCCGTAGATGAAGCGGTCGTCGCCGGAAATACCGTCGGCCCCACTGGCCGGCTTGCTCCACAGCAAGGTGCCGCGCGAGGTGTCGACGCAGCCGACGCTGGCGTAGTAGGCGCGCGCGCAGACCGAGTCGCCGACGCGGCTCACGCTTCCGGTCAGGTCAACCAGGCGCTCGACGTCGTTGGTGCCGCGCGGTGCGGCAATCGGCGCTTCCCAGCGCGAGGTGCCGTTGGACGGGTTGATGCCGACCAGTCGGCCGCCGACACCGGTCACCAGCGTGTCGCCGACGGCGATCAGCACGCCGGGCCGCTTCAGCACGAGGTTCTCGGCGGTGCGCTGCTGCGACCACAGGCGGCGCCCGCTCTGGCCATCCCACGCGGTAGTCGTGCGGTCCGCGCTCTGCACAAAGACGCGGCGGCCGGCCACCAGCGGCGCCGTGTACGACTGGGCCGGAAGCCGCTGCCGCCACAGCACCTTGCCGCCCTGAAGGGCGACGAGTTCGTTGTCGGTGGTGATCACCGCCACCAGCGAACCGTCGCTCCCCACGCCGGCAGACAGCGGAACGCCCACGCTGGCACGCCAGGACTCCTGGCCCGAGCGGGCATCGATCATGGTCACCGTGCCGTCGCTCGAAGCCACCGTCACCCTGTCGCCGCTCACGTCCGTCGTGAGCGGGAACGCCACCTTCGGGATGCGGATGCTCCAGGCCTGCCGCACTCCGAGCACCGCCGGGTTGGGCGGCAGTTCGGCCGGCTTGGGCTTGGCGGTGCCCGAGCAGGCCGCGAGCGTGGCGACGACGAGCGCAGCGGCCGTGGCGCGCAGGAAGGAGGCGGGAAGCATCGAACGCTGGCTGAAATTCATGGTGTGTTCTTGGCGGAAGATGCGGTGCCGGCCGAAGCCAGGCTCTTGGGGTCGACACCGACCGCGTTGAGCTTGATCTCGACCAGTCGGCGGTACTCGTTACCCGGGTCGAAGGCGGCCCAGGCCTTGCGGTATTCCGCCTTGGCCTCCTCGCGCTTGCCCTGGCGCATGTAGATGTCGCCCCTGCGGTCGGCCGCGAGGGCCTCGAATTCCTTGGGCATGCCGGCCGAGAGCTGCTTGAGCGCCTCGTCGTAGGATTTGGTCTCGAGCAGCTCGCCCGCCAGGCGCAGCCTGGCCACCGCCTGGTAGCCGGCGTCGGTGCCATGCTCTGCCACCCAGGCCAGCGCAGTGCGCGAGGCCTCGGCGTTGCCCTTCTCGTACAACACGCGAGCGGCCAGCAGGCCGCCCTGCTGGGCATAGGCCGTGCCTGCAAACTTGCTCTTCATGTCGGCGAGCGCGCGCTCGACGCGGGCCGTATCGCCGGCCTGTGCGCCGCGCTCGAGCTCGTCGTAGAGCGCCGACGCGCGCGCCGCCTGTTCACGCTGCCAGTACTGCCAGCCGGTCCAGGCCAGAAAGGCGCCGGCCGCCAGCACAACGACCCAGGTGATCAGCGTGCCGTAGGTGTTCCAGAAATGCTTGAGCTGATCGAGCTGTTCCTGTTCTTCGAGGTCGAGATGGGTGGCCATGTGCTGTCAGTTCTTGGAAGCCGGCGATTGTAGGGTGGCGGCCCAACCAGCCGGATCGGCCAGCGGACGCGCCGTCTGGGCTCCCGTGCCGTCGCGCAACGCCTTCACCGTGAGCTCGCCGCGCGCCAGTTCGTCGGCGCCGAAGACCAGTGCGTAGGCCGCACCGCTGCTGTCGGCCTTCTTGAACTGAGACTTGAAGCTACCCAGACCGTCCGCGGTGGCTGCGTGCATCTGCACCCGCACGCCGGATTCGCGCAGCTGCTGCAGCGTGCGCAGCGCAATCGGCATTGCGGCCCTGTCCGGCACCACGGCGTAGGCGTCCGGCGCAGGGGTGGGGACGACAGTGCCCTGCTCCTTCAGCAGCTCGAGCACGCGCTCCACGCCGATGGCCCAGCCGACCGCGGGCGCGGGCTTGCCGCCGAGCTGCTCGAACAGACCGTCGTAGCGCCCGCCGGCGCATACCGTGCCCTGCGAGCCGAGGCGGTCGGTCACGAACTCGAAGACGCTCAGGTTGTAGTAGTCGAGGCCGCGCACCAGGCGCGGGTTGACCGTATAGGCGATGCCGTTGGCGTCGAGGATGGCCTTCAGGCCGTCGAAGTGCGCCAGCGACTCGGCTCCCAGGAAGTCGATCAGCTTCGGCGCAGCTTCCACCAGCGCCTTCATCGCCGGATTCTTCGTGTCGAGGATGCGCAGCGGATTGCTGTGCAGGCGGCGCCTGCCGTCTTCGTCGAGCTGATCGGCATGCGCCTCGAAGTGCGCGACCAGTTGTGCGCGGTGCAGCGCGCGCTCGGCCGGCTGACCGAGGCTGTTGATCTCCAGCCGTACGTCGGTCAGCCCGAGGGCCTTCCACAGTGCGTTGGCCAGCAGGACCAGCTCGGCATCGACATCGGGCCCGGCGAAGCCCAGCGCCTCGACATCGATCTGGTGAAACTGGCGGAAGCGCCCGCGCTGTGGCTTCTCGCGCCGGAACATCGGGCCGATGGCCCACAGGCGCTTGCCGCCGTCGTAGAGCATGTTGTGCTCGATCGCGGCGCGCACGATGCCGGCGGTGTTCTCCGGACGCAGGGTCAGGTGGTCGTTGTCGCCATACTTGTCCGAGCGGTCGTGGAAGGAATACATCTCCTTCTCGACGATATCCGTCACCTCGCCGATTCCGCGCACGAACAGCGCCGTGTGCTCCAAAACTGGCGTGCGGATGTTCCGGTAGGCGAAGCGCGACATCAGCTCGCGCACGACGCCCTCGAGCCATTCCCAGCGCGCCGATTCCGGCGGCAAGGTGTCGTTCATGCCTTTGACGGCATTCAATTTGTCAGCCATGGGTTTGGACGCTCAGGCGGGTTGCGCGGCAGGCGCGCCGCCGAAGCGTTTCTCGACGTAGTTTTCGACCAGTTGATGGAACTCGGCGGCGATGTTCTCGCCGCGCAGCGTGAGCGCCTTCTCGCCATCGATGAAGACCGGCGCGGCCGGCGCCTCGCCGGTGCCGGGAAGGCTGATGCCGATGTCGGCATGCTTGCTCTCGCCGGGGCCGTTGACGATGCAGCCCATCACGGCCACCTTCATCGTCTCGACGCCCGGATACTTGGTGCGCCAGACCGGCATCTGCATGCGCAGG
Protein-coding regions in this window:
- a CDS encoding YfgM family protein; the encoded protein is MATHLDLEEQEQLDQLKHFWNTYGTLITWVVVLAAGAFLAWTGWQYWQREQAARASALYDELERGAQAGDTARVERALADMKSKFAGTAYAQQGGLLAARVLYEKGNAEASRTALAWVAEHGTDAGYQAVARLRLAGELLETKSYDEALKQLSAGMPKEFEALAADRRGDIYMRQGKREEAKAEYRKAWAAFDPGNEYRRLVEIKLNAVGVDPKSLASAGTASSAKNTP
- the der gene encoding ribosome biogenesis GTPase Der, with the translated sequence MKPVIALVGRPNVGKSTLFNRLTQTRDAIVADFAGLTRDRHYGNGRQGRYEFIVIDTGGFEPDAGSGIYKEMAKQTRQAVAEADVVIFVVDAREGVSAQDHDIANELRRLGKPCVLAANKAEGMKDNARLAEFYELGFGEVHGVSAAHGQGIRGLVELALDPLALPEADDEDEEEDVNKPIKLAVAGRPNAGKSTLINTWLGEERLVAFDLPGTTRDAISVPFERNGQRFELIDTAGLRRKGRVFEAIEKFSVVKTLQAIESANVVLLLIDATEGVTDQDAHIAGYILESGRAVVIAINKWDAVDSYQREQIQRQIETRLAFLKFASLHFISATRRQGLGPLWQAIAQAHKSATRKMSTPVLTRLLLEAVQFQTPKKAGMFRPKLRYAHQGGMNPPVIVIHGNSLEHVTEAYRRFLEGRFRKEFDLVGTPLRIEFKTSHNPYADKEG
- the hisS gene encoding histidine--tRNA ligase, translating into MADKLNAVKGMNDTLPPESARWEWLEGVVRELMSRFAYRNIRTPVLEHTALFVRGIGEVTDIVEKEMYSFHDRSDKYGDNDHLTLRPENTAGIVRAAIEHNMLYDGGKRLWAIGPMFRREKPQRGRFRQFHQIDVEALGFAGPDVDAELVLLANALWKALGLTDVRLEINSLGQPAERALHRAQLVAHFEAHADQLDEDGRRRLHSNPLRILDTKNPAMKALVEAAPKLIDFLGAESLAHFDGLKAILDANGIAYTVNPRLVRGLDYYNLSVFEFVTDRLGSQGTVCAGGRYDGLFEQLGGKPAPAVGWAIGVERVLELLKEQGTVVPTPAPDAYAVVPDRAAMPIALRTLQQLRESGVRVQMHAATADGLGSFKSQFKKADSSGAAYALVFGADELARGELTVKALRDGTGAQTARPLADPAGWAATLQSPASKN
- the bamB gene encoding outer membrane protein assembly factor BamB, which encodes MNFSQRSMLPASFLRATAAALVVATLAACSGTAKPKPAELPPNPAVLGVRQAWSIRIPKVAFPLTTDVSGDRVTVASSDGTVTMIDARSGQESWRASVGVPLSAGVGSDGSLVAVITTDNELVALQGGKVLWRQRLPAQSYTAPLVAGRRVFVQSADRTTTAWDGQSGRRLWSQQRTAENLVLKRPGVLIAVGDTLVTGVGGRLVGINPSNGTSRWEAPIAAPRGTNDVERLVDLTGSVSRVGDSVCARAYYASVGCVDTSRGTLLWSKPASGADGISGDDRFIYGTEDNGNVVAWRRDNGERAWQIERFKYRTLTAPLAVGRSLIIGDAAGLVHVVSREDGALLNRLTPDGSPIAAAPVLSGNTVVVVTRNGGVFGYRPE